In Brevibacillus brevis, a genomic segment contains:
- a CDS encoding protein kinase domain-containing protein: protein MSFKQPGPIPVLPRQFQGKWNKKSYHVLRELGRGANGAVYLVSQGGVRQAVKVGVEGIDILMEVNVLKSVQQGRDSRVGPLLCDVDDLVIDGKSCTFYAMEYLEGEQLDRYIRQAGTEWVGVMIVQLLSRLDILHRHGWVFGDLKPENVIVTQPDKQVRLIDFGGVTKQGNAVRQFTEEYDRAFWHAGDRRAEITYDLFSAAVMMVRLAVDRQTWQSSLTEPRHTVSLCDIIRKSDGLYPYRVPLLKAFHGKYASAGEMRAEMLPILRELTLSAPKRQKQAQKRTSGAGGMGISGLFVASLLLLAGTLYYAWFM from the coding sequence ATGTCTTTTAAGCAACCGGGGCCAATCCCTGTCTTGCCCCGGCAGTTCCAGGGGAAATGGAACAAGAAGTCGTATCACGTCCTCAGGGAGCTGGGGCGTGGTGCCAATGGCGCCGTTTATTTGGTCAGCCAGGGCGGTGTCCGGCAGGCGGTCAAGGTCGGGGTGGAAGGCATCGATATTTTAATGGAAGTAAATGTGCTGAAAAGCGTGCAGCAGGGGCGGGATTCCCGAGTGGGACCGCTCCTGTGTGATGTGGACGATCTGGTCATCGACGGCAAGTCCTGCACGTTTTACGCCATGGAATATTTGGAGGGAGAGCAGCTGGACCGTTATATCAGGCAAGCCGGCACGGAGTGGGTCGGCGTGATGATCGTCCAGCTGCTGTCTCGTCTCGACATCTTGCACAGGCACGGCTGGGTGTTCGGAGATTTGAAACCGGAGAATGTCATCGTGACTCAGCCGGACAAGCAGGTGCGCCTGATCGACTTCGGCGGAGTGACGAAGCAGGGCAACGCAGTCCGGCAGTTTACCGAGGAGTACGACCGCGCGTTTTGGCACGCCGGAGACAGGCGGGCCGAGATCACCTACGATCTGTTTTCCGCAGCCGTCATGATGGTGCGTCTGGCGGTCGATCGGCAGACGTGGCAAAGCAGTCTCACAGAACCGCGTCATACGGTATCGCTCTGTGATATAATACGGAAAAGTGACGGCCTGTACCCCTACCGGGTGCCACTTCTGAAAGCGTTTCACGGAAAGTACGCCTCGGCGGGGGAAATGAGAGCGGAAATGCTTCCGATTCTGCGAGAACTCACGCTTTCCGCCCCGAAGAGGCAGAAGCAAGCCCAAAAGCGGACATCCGGGGCAGGGGGAATGGGGATCAGCGGCTTGTTTGTCGCATCGTTGTTGCTCTTGGCTGGCACACTTTATTACGCATGGTTTATGTGA
- the tilS gene encoding tRNA lysidine(34) synthetase TilS — translation MLASVHNEIRREKLLLPGETIVVGLSGGNDSTALLHILVALNKNYHYGWKLHAVHLNHCFRGEEARQDALYAQELCEQLEVPFHLFEFDVPAYMEQTGMGGQEASREVRYGFYRKVAEEQGATKLALAHHADDQVETILFRFVRGTRLDGLSGMPKRRWLEEGRIELVRPLLPNTRQELEAYCRENGLSPREDSSNRSRKYKRNLLRLDVMPLLAQVNERYREHILEAAEAIGQDQSFLERLAKEQLQSVMIAQKQGEIVIDNDKFQKCDVALQRRMITLILGYVSKQTEWSSQHVEAVLHLSSGSRPSAELHLPEQLLVSRVYGRIHFCPRGREERIHMYCYELPVPGTAWIAESGVWVHTSYLERPMDWERLPENEAVFDADRLPGPLYLRNRKPGDRLALFGSGTEKKLKELLIDAKVPRAWRDRLPLLAAGDVVIWVPGVRRSAVAPVSEQTRRFLHVRAEFGEDWREVFS, via the coding sequence ATGCTGGCAAGCGTGCACAACGAAATTAGGCGGGAGAAGCTCCTTCTTCCGGGAGAAACCATTGTCGTGGGCCTCTCTGGCGGGAATGATTCCACGGCTCTGTTGCATATCTTGGTGGCACTCAATAAAAACTATCACTACGGGTGGAAGCTCCACGCTGTCCATCTGAACCACTGCTTTCGGGGGGAAGAGGCCCGGCAGGACGCCCTGTACGCTCAGGAGCTATGCGAGCAGCTTGAGGTTCCGTTTCATCTGTTTGAGTTTGATGTACCAGCTTATATGGAACAAACGGGGATGGGCGGACAGGAAGCCAGCAGGGAGGTCCGATACGGTTTTTACCGGAAGGTGGCCGAAGAGCAGGGAGCGACCAAACTGGCGTTGGCCCACCACGCAGACGATCAGGTCGAGACGATTTTGTTTCGGTTTGTGCGCGGCACCAGACTCGACGGACTGTCCGGAATGCCGAAGAGAAGATGGCTGGAAGAGGGGCGAATCGAGCTCGTCCGGCCTCTGTTGCCCAACACGCGGCAGGAGCTGGAAGCCTATTGCCGGGAGAATGGACTGTCTCCTCGGGAGGACAGCAGCAACCGCTCCCGCAAATACAAGCGCAATTTGCTGAGGCTCGACGTCATGCCGCTTTTGGCACAGGTAAACGAGCGCTACCGCGAGCACATCCTCGAAGCAGCCGAGGCGATCGGGCAGGATCAGTCGTTTTTGGAGAGGCTGGCCAAAGAGCAACTGCAGAGCGTCATGATTGCGCAAAAACAGGGCGAGATCGTGATTGACAACGACAAGTTTCAAAAGTGTGACGTTGCTTTACAAAGGAGAATGATTACTCTAATATTAGGTTATGTCTCGAAACAAACTGAGTGGTCTTCTCAGCATGTAGAGGCTGTTTTGCACTTGTCAAGTGGTAGCCGTCCTTCTGCGGAACTGCATTTGCCAGAACAGCTCCTCGTGAGCCGGGTGTACGGGCGAATTCATTTTTGTCCAAGAGGGCGAGAAGAACGCATACATATGTATTGTTATGAGCTCCCTGTTCCGGGCACAGCCTGGATTGCAGAGAGCGGGGTTTGGGTACATACGAGTTATCTTGAACGTCCCATGGATTGGGAGCGACTTCCAGAAAACGAAGCGGTTTTTGATGCCGATCGTCTTCCAGGGCCGCTGTACTTGCGCAACCGAAAGCCGGGTGACCGTCTCGCTTTGTTTGGTTCGGGAACGGAAAAGAAGTTGAAGGAATTGCTGATTGACGCAAAAGTTCCACGAGCATGGCGGGATCGTCTGCCGCTGCTTGCAGCGGGAGATGTGGTCATATGGGTCCCGGGTGTGCGCCGTTCCGCCGTTGCGCCGGTAAGTGAACAGACCAGGCGCTTTCTACACGTGCGGGCAGAGTTTGGAGAAGATTGGCGGGAGGTTTTTTCATGA
- a CDS encoding threonine/serine exporter family protein, protein MLLKGLALSLASSMAWCILFNVPVRTIFAGGVAGMVGFLVYSLLPLLNAEVLLSTFVSAAIVSLLSQVMSIYLRVPSTNFSVAGIIPLVPGSMAYKSMLAFVNDDYVAGITLATKTLMVAGAIASGLIFGISVVTIVKGARHAGKRAQRN, encoded by the coding sequence ATGTTGTTGAAAGGCCTTGCGCTCAGCCTGGCGTCGTCCATGGCCTGGTGCATCTTGTTTAACGTTCCGGTCCGCACGATCTTCGCGGGCGGCGTAGCCGGCATGGTCGGGTTTCTCGTCTACTCCCTGCTGCCGCTCCTAAACGCCGAAGTATTGCTGTCGACCTTCGTATCGGCTGCGATCGTCTCCTTGCTCAGCCAGGTGATGTCGATCTACTTGCGCGTACCTTCCACCAACTTCAGCGTTGCCGGGATTATTCCGCTGGTTCCGGGGTCAATGGCATACAAGTCGATGCTCGCCTTTGTGAACGATGATTACGTGGCAGGCATCACCTTGGCCACGAAGACGCTGATGGTGGCGGGAGCGATTGCTTCCGGGCTGATTTTTGGCATATCGGTGGTTACGATCGTGAAAGGAGCTCGTCATGCTGGCAAGCGTGCACAACGAAATTAG
- a CDS encoding threonine/serine exporter family protein — MSSDLVMDTCLLAGAIILKNGGETYRTEETMARIAQAAGMDDVNSSATPTSIILSFRCKGLDHTRMVRTPVRTTNLNKITLVNDVSRRFVGGSITLEQAYRTLCEIDQKKPLYPKWMQHMAAAIASGSFSMLAGGTWYDLLPAALAGLTVTLSLEYLEQFVRMKFFTEFSAALLGGLFALLAVTVFPELHISIIIIGAMLPMFPGIAITNSLRDLMAGDLVAGVSRGVEAMLTAVSVAVATAIILWFTR; from the coding sequence TTGTCCTCGGATTTGGTGATGGATACTTGCCTGCTGGCAGGAGCGATTATTTTGAAGAACGGCGGGGAGACCTACCGTACGGAAGAAACGATGGCGCGGATCGCACAGGCGGCGGGGATGGACGACGTCAACAGCTCCGCTACGCCGACGAGCATCATTCTTTCGTTTCGCTGCAAGGGCCTGGACCATACGCGGATGGTTCGGACGCCTGTGCGTACGACCAACCTCAACAAAATCACGTTGGTCAACGATGTGTCCCGGCGTTTTGTCGGGGGCAGCATTACGCTGGAGCAGGCGTATCGGACCCTGTGCGAAATCGATCAGAAAAAACCGCTGTACCCCAAGTGGATGCAGCATATGGCGGCCGCTATTGCCAGCGGCTCTTTTTCCATGCTCGCAGGCGGCACATGGTACGATCTCCTTCCGGCCGCTCTGGCGGGCTTGACGGTTACTCTTAGCCTGGAATATTTGGAACAGTTTGTCCGGATGAAATTTTTTACCGAGTTTTCGGCCGCTTTGCTGGGTGGATTGTTCGCCTTGCTGGCCGTGACAGTCTTTCCCGAGCTGCACATCAGCATCATCATCATCGGTGCCATGCTTCCGATGTTTCCGGGGATCGCCATTACCAACTCGCTGCGGGATTTGATGGCGGGAGATTTGGTCGCAGGGGTTTCGCGCGGAGTGGAGGCGATGCTGACGGCAGTATCTGTCGCAGTGGCTACGGCAATTATTCTCTGGTTTACGAGGTGA
- a CDS encoding permease prefix domain 1-containing protein → MKRKEKIDHYIQLVCKQVGNKEVHRAIILELEGHIADKIDDYQTMGLSEDEAVDKAIAAMGDPVAIGWQLHQAHKPRMEWSILWLAAVLIGFGLFAMYSLNITQDQGGFLERHLIGVLIGSVAFIAILFSDYRKLKRYSKPLYFLTLLLLLYRLSRTTINGQPQFLLGSWHFNIFAIAPALLIVSLAGIFSEWNWNARYSVMKLDRVDSERLPAQRYHAFDQTRIARIGKGSKAAWLYSLLYCRQ, encoded by the coding sequence ATGAAAAGGAAGGAAAAGATCGACCATTACATACAGCTCGTTTGCAAGCAGGTTGGCAATAAAGAAGTACATCGAGCCATTATCCTCGAATTGGAGGGTCATATTGCGGACAAAATAGACGACTATCAGACCATGGGGCTTAGCGAGGACGAAGCTGTTGATAAAGCGATTGCGGCCATGGGAGATCCTGTCGCCATCGGCTGGCAGCTTCACCAGGCGCACAAGCCACGCATGGAGTGGAGCATATTGTGGCTGGCCGCCGTTTTGATCGGGTTTGGACTGTTTGCTATGTATTCGCTGAACATCACACAGGATCAAGGCGGATTTCTTGAACGGCACCTGATCGGGGTACTGATTGGCAGTGTGGCCTTCATCGCCATTCTCTTTTCCGATTACCGCAAGCTCAAACGCTACAGTAAGCCGCTGTATTTCCTCACGCTGCTTCTGCTCTTGTATAGGCTATCCAGAACCACCATTAACGGGCAGCCACAATTTCTGTTAGGAAGCTGGCATTTCAATATCTTTGCCATCGCCCCCGCCCTCCTCATCGTGTCGCTGGCAGGGATCTTCTCCGAATGGAATTGGAATGCACGTTACTCTGTCATGAAACTTGATCGGGTTGATTCTGAACGTTTACCGGCGCAAAGATATCATGCCTTTGACCAAACACGAATAGCCCGCATAGGAAAAGGGAGTAAAGCTGCGTGGCTCTACTCCCTTTTATACTGCCGTCAATGA
- the nadA gene encoding quinolinate synthase NadA: MDALALEKKAQRNAELRERLMQLKKERNAIILAHFYQRPEIQEVADFIGDSFGLAQKAKETDADVILFCGVHFMGESAKILNPQKTVIIPDERAGCPMADMVNVDGLRKLKAQHPNAKVVAYINTSADVKAETDICCTSSNAKRVIESVDSDEIIWVPDKNLGHYVSQFTDKKMIIWEGYCNTHDQLSVEDIVTLKQQHPEALVVVHPECRPEVVALADYVGSTTGILKYCRESSHKEFIIGTEDGTRYMLEKDSPDKTFIFASKYLVCPNMKVNNLKKCVEALENMKPEIFVPKDVADAARASLERMLEVAPA, translated from the coding sequence ATGGACGCTTTAGCGTTAGAAAAAAAAGCCCAGCGCAACGCTGAGTTACGAGAACGACTGATGCAGTTGAAAAAAGAACGCAATGCCATCATTCTGGCACACTTCTATCAACGACCGGAAATTCAGGAAGTGGCCGACTTTATTGGCGATTCGTTCGGGCTCGCTCAAAAAGCGAAGGAAACCGATGCAGATGTGATTTTGTTCTGCGGCGTTCACTTCATGGGAGAAAGTGCAAAAATTCTCAATCCCCAAAAGACGGTCATTATTCCTGACGAACGGGCCGGCTGTCCGATGGCGGATATGGTAAACGTGGACGGCCTTCGCAAACTCAAAGCGCAGCATCCGAATGCCAAGGTCGTGGCGTATATCAATACGTCTGCCGATGTCAAAGCGGAAACGGACATCTGCTGTACATCGTCCAATGCGAAGCGCGTCATTGAATCCGTGGACAGCGACGAGATCATTTGGGTGCCGGACAAAAATCTGGGCCACTATGTGTCCCAGTTTACCGACAAAAAGATGATCATCTGGGAAGGATATTGCAATACGCATGACCAACTGTCTGTCGAAGATATCGTGACACTCAAGCAGCAGCATCCGGAAGCGCTCGTAGTGGTCCATCCGGAGTGCCGTCCGGAAGTGGTAGCGTTGGCTGATTACGTGGGTTCTACCACCGGTATCCTGAAATATTGCCGCGAGTCCTCCCACAAAGAGTTTATTATCGGGACGGAAGACGGCACGCGCTACATGCTGGAAAAAGACAGCCCTGATAAAACTTTTATTTTTGCTTCCAAATACCTGGTTTGCCCGAATATGAAGGTAAACAACCTGAAAAAATGTGTAGAAGCACTGGAAAATATGAAGCCTGAGATTTTTGTGCCAAAAGATGTCGCCGATGCTGCCCGCGCCTCTCTGGAGCGCATGCTGGAAGTAGCTCCAGCGTAA
- a CDS encoding PCYCGC motif-containing (lipo)protein: MKRKSWFAISMVAAALLVGCGANDQAGQEHANHAQHAPNGDLQEKTASVDVLPRFLENQDPVIVQSYKIAAANRDLLKSIPCYCGCGESAGHQHNGNCFIKEELPDGSIVWDDHGTRCGICMEIAVVSSKLKQAGKTPTEIRNYIDNAYKEGYGKPTPTPMPS, translated from the coding sequence ATGAAACGGAAATCATGGTTCGCCATCAGTATGGTGGCCGCAGCCTTGCTCGTCGGTTGTGGCGCCAATGACCAAGCCGGACAGGAACACGCCAATCACGCACAGCACGCTCCCAACGGGGATTTGCAGGAGAAGACCGCTTCCGTGGATGTTCTGCCCCGTTTTCTCGAGAATCAGGACCCCGTCATCGTGCAGTCCTACAAAATTGCGGCTGCCAACCGCGACCTGCTGAAATCGATCCCTTGCTATTGCGGCTGCGGGGAAAGTGCTGGTCATCAGCACAACGGCAACTGCTTTATCAAAGAAGAGCTGCCCGATGGATCAATCGTCTGGGACGACCACGGCACTCGATGCGGTATCTGCATGGAAATCGCCGTCGTATCTTCCAAGCTGAAGCAGGCAGGAAAAACACCGACGGAAATTCGCAATTACATAGACAATGCCTATAAAGAAGGATACGGAAAACCAACACCGACTCCTATGCCTTCCTAA
- a CDS encoding VWA domain-containing protein: MKEATLRQILVVTDGCSNTGMSPVAAAALAREQGITVNVIGVIEKNDLGEKGETEIREIAEAGGGLCDIVYPQQLAQTVQMLTRKAMTRTIHQVVQNELKEILGDSGIEELEPQKRVQVAGMVDELGEKSSLNVVMLVDTSGSMKPKLSAVQQAIHDFSISLHSRSGQSRMAVCSFPGKQKYLDVRIPWTEKVEQAHQITSDLAMSGMTPTGPAIVEAIALFDHVKLPQALSERFADRESDDHEDGSLRDHVF; encoded by the coding sequence GTGAAAGAAGCGACACTTCGGCAAATTTTGGTTGTGACAGACGGGTGCTCCAACACCGGGATGAGTCCGGTAGCGGCAGCTGCTTTAGCGAGAGAACAAGGCATTACGGTGAATGTCATCGGAGTGATTGAGAAAAACGATCTGGGTGAAAAAGGCGAGACGGAAATCCGTGAAATCGCGGAGGCGGGCGGTGGATTATGCGACATCGTCTACCCGCAGCAACTGGCACAGACCGTTCAGATGCTTACCCGCAAGGCGATGACCCGCACCATTCACCAGGTCGTGCAAAACGAATTGAAAGAGATTTTGGGCGATTCCGGTATCGAGGAGCTGGAGCCGCAAAAACGGGTGCAGGTAGCGGGCATGGTGGACGAGCTGGGCGAGAAAAGCAGTCTGAACGTCGTCATGCTGGTCGATACGTCCGGGAGCATGAAGCCAAAGCTGTCGGCGGTCCAGCAGGCGATTCACGACTTCAGCATCAGCCTGCATTCGCGAAGCGGACAGAGCCGGATGGCCGTATGCTCATTTCCTGGGAAACAAAAGTACCTGGATGTCCGCATCCCGTGGACGGAAAAGGTGGAACAGGCCCATCAAATTACCAGCGATCTGGCGATGAGCGGCATGACTCCGACGGGCCCGGCGATTGTCGAGGCGATCGCGCTGTTTGACCACGTAAAGCTCCCGCAAGCTCTCTCCGAGCGTTTTGCCGATCGGGAATCGGACGATCACGAAGACGGAAGCCTGCGCGACCATGTCTTTTAA
- the ftsH gene encoding ATP-dependent zinc metalloprotease FtsH, translating into MNRFFRNTGFYLLIFLVTVGIVNFILSGTDKVGKLTYQDFRVQLQADNITEMAIRPENGTYRIDGTLAKAIPGQESNKFYTNVPLYDSNIISLVEQKIDEQKVKKVEVHPAEGNSIWLTFLTSIIPFVIIFILFFFLLNNAQGGGSRVMNFGKSRAKLYNEEKKRVTFDDVAGADEEKAELEEVVEFLKDPRKFNAVGARIPKGVLLVGPPGTGKTLLARAVAGEAGVPFFSISGSDFVEMFVGVGASRVRDLFENAKKNAPCIIFIDEIDAVGRQRGAGLGGGHDEREQTLNQLLVEMDGFGGNEGIIMVAATNRPDILDPALLRPGRFDRQITVDRPDIKGREAVLKVHARNKPLGEDVKLDVIARGTSGFTGADLENLLNEAALLTARKNKKQINMVEVDEAIDRVIAGPAKKSRVVSEDERRLVAFHEAGHTIIGYHLRNAEMVHKVTIIPRGQAGGYTVMLPKEDRFFATKTDLLDKIVGLLGGRVAEELVLGDISTGAHNDFQRATAIARSMITEYGMSRLGPMQFGRSQGQVFLGRDYGNERNYSDQIAYEIDQEMQNIINECYARCKELLTKHRDQLDLIANTLLRVETLDADQIKQLIETGRMDNDPDENKDVVVNIQPKKDDEASEEPKQ; encoded by the coding sequence ATGAATCGCTTCTTTCGTAATACCGGGTTCTACCTACTGATTTTTCTTGTCACGGTCGGGATCGTGAATTTCATCCTCTCCGGTACTGATAAGGTTGGGAAACTTACATATCAGGATTTCCGGGTACAGTTGCAAGCCGATAACATCACGGAGATGGCTATTCGCCCTGAGAATGGTACATACAGAATCGATGGTACGTTGGCAAAAGCAATTCCGGGACAGGAAAGCAACAAATTTTACACCAATGTTCCACTGTACGACTCCAATATTATCTCTTTGGTAGAGCAGAAGATCGATGAGCAAAAAGTGAAAAAGGTAGAGGTTCATCCTGCGGAGGGCAACAGCATCTGGCTCACCTTCCTGACCTCGATCATTCCGTTTGTGATCATCTTCATCTTGTTTTTCTTCCTTTTGAACAACGCGCAAGGCGGCGGCAGCCGGGTCATGAACTTTGGCAAAAGCCGTGCCAAGCTGTATAACGAAGAGAAGAAGCGCGTCACATTCGATGACGTAGCAGGAGCTGACGAAGAGAAGGCGGAGCTGGAGGAAGTCGTCGAATTTCTGAAAGACCCGCGCAAGTTCAACGCTGTCGGCGCCCGCATTCCGAAAGGGGTCCTGCTCGTAGGTCCTCCGGGTACCGGTAAAACCTTGCTGGCCCGCGCGGTAGCAGGGGAGGCGGGAGTTCCGTTCTTCAGCATCTCCGGTTCCGATTTCGTGGAGATGTTCGTCGGGGTCGGTGCATCCCGCGTGCGTGACCTGTTTGAAAACGCAAAGAAAAACGCACCTTGCATTATCTTTATCGATGAGATCGACGCCGTGGGTCGTCAGCGTGGAGCTGGACTCGGCGGCGGACACGACGAGCGCGAGCAAACCCTCAACCAGTTGCTCGTAGAAATGGACGGTTTCGGTGGGAACGAAGGCATCATCATGGTGGCTGCGACCAACCGCCCGGACATTCTCGACCCGGCACTCCTGCGTCCGGGACGCTTTGACCGTCAAATTACAGTGGATCGTCCGGACATCAAAGGCCGTGAAGCGGTGCTCAAGGTACATGCCCGCAACAAGCCGCTTGGCGAGGACGTGAAGCTGGACGTGATCGCCCGCGGTACATCGGGCTTCACTGGTGCGGATCTGGAGAATCTGCTGAACGAAGCGGCCCTCCTCACTGCACGCAAAAACAAGAAGCAAATCAACATGGTGGAAGTGGACGAAGCGATCGACCGCGTCATCGCCGGTCCTGCGAAGAAGTCCCGCGTCGTCAGCGAAGACGAGCGGCGCCTGGTCGCATTCCACGAAGCCGGCCATACGATTATCGGATATCATCTGCGCAATGCCGAAATGGTACATAAGGTAACGATCATCCCACGCGGCCAGGCAGGCGGATACACCGTCATGCTGCCAAAAGAAGACCGTTTCTTTGCCACCAAGACGGATTTGCTCGACAAGATCGTCGGGCTTCTGGGCGGACGCGTTGCAGAGGAATTGGTGCTCGGTGACATCAGTACCGGGGCTCACAACGACTTCCAACGCGCGACCGCGATTGCCCGCAGCATGATTACGGAATACGGGATGAGCCGTCTGGGGCCGATGCAGTTTGGCCGCAGCCAAGGCCAAGTATTCCTGGGCCGCGATTATGGCAACGAACGCAACTACTCCGATCAGATCGCATACGAGATCGATCAGGAAATGCAAAACATCATCAACGAGTGCTATGCGCGATGCAAGGAGCTTTTGACCAAGCATCGTGACCAGCTCGATCTGATTGCCAATACCCTCTTGCGTGTCGAGACGCTGGATGCGGACCAAATCAAGCAACTGATCGAAACCGGAAGAATGGACAACGATCCGGATGAGAACAAAGATGTGGTCGTGAACATTCAGCCGAAAAAAGACGATGAAGCAAGCGAAGAACCGAAACAATAA
- a CDS encoding PadR family transcriptional regulator, producing the protein MKINKELLKGSTVILILTLLDQKPMYGYEMTKAMEKNSNGILSLKEGTLYPILHTLESEGMVHSYWSSGEGERKRKYYEITREGKQHLQDKKQEWVAFRTAVDQVLGGGHA; encoded by the coding sequence ATGAAAATCAATAAAGAATTGCTGAAGGGCAGTACAGTTATTCTCATCCTCACCCTGCTTGACCAAAAGCCCATGTACGGCTACGAAATGACCAAAGCGATGGAAAAAAACTCAAATGGAATCCTCTCGCTCAAGGAAGGGACACTCTATCCGATCCTTCACACGCTGGAATCAGAAGGCATGGTCCATTCCTATTGGAGCTCTGGCGAAGGGGAAAGAAAGCGGAAATACTACGAAATCACCCGGGAAGGCAAACAGCATCTCCAGGATAAAAAGCAGGAGTGGGTCGCTTTCCGAACCGCAGTAGATCAGGTGTTGGGAGGGGGGCACGCATGA
- a CDS encoding HAD family hydrolase, which translates to MLLTPRLAAFDMDGTLLNEHSQMADATKEACRMLREQGCKLVISTGRTYGSAQIPIDSFPFDGYVCSNGATIYEADGSMVRRTTLPKEMVSGAIHALRQEAIYYELHDTASNRWMVKEDRERLEALVEEDTSVEGISMRRFAFYKLARVVPLAELLEGVESGETEVVKLFIWHNNPQRLDWVREQLEPWSHCSSITTSGQHNVEIIPHGVSKWEGLLYFCHKWGISSEQVMAFGDAENDREALTEAGYSVAMENASPEIKEVARFLAPHHNEDGVARFIRERVLGSK; encoded by the coding sequence ATGCTGCTCACACCGCGATTGGCTGCCTTTGACATGGATGGGACGTTGCTGAATGAACATTCGCAGATGGCGGATGCCACCAAGGAAGCATGCAGAATGCTCCGGGAACAGGGCTGCAAGCTGGTAATATCCACGGGGAGGACGTACGGATCGGCGCAGATCCCCATTGACTCCTTTCCGTTCGATGGGTATGTATGCAGCAATGGAGCTACGATCTACGAGGCGGATGGCTCGATGGTTCGCCGGACGACTCTGCCGAAAGAGATGGTGAGCGGTGCGATCCATGCGCTCAGGCAAGAGGCGATCTACTACGAGCTGCACGATACGGCGAGCAACCGGTGGATGGTCAAGGAGGACCGGGAGCGGCTGGAGGCGCTGGTAGAGGAAGACACCTCGGTAGAAGGCATCTCCATGCGGCGCTTTGCGTTTTACAAATTGGCCCGAGTCGTACCGCTTGCAGAGCTGCTTGAAGGGGTAGAGTCCGGGGAGACTGAGGTAGTCAAGCTGTTTATCTGGCACAACAACCCGCAGAGGCTGGATTGGGTCCGGGAACAGCTCGAGCCGTGGTCCCATTGCTCTTCGATTACGACATCGGGCCAGCACAACGTAGAAATCATTCCCCACGGGGTTTCCAAATGGGAGGGACTGCTCTATTTCTGCCACAAATGGGGAATTTCGTCCGAGCAGGTAATGGCCTTCGGCGATGCGGAAAACGACAGGGAAGCGCTGACGGAGGCGGGGTACTCGGTAGCGATGGAGAACGCCTCTCCCGAGATCAAGGAAGTAGCGCGGTTTTTGGCCCCGCACCACAACGAGGATGGCGTTGCCCGCTTCATCCGGGAGCGCGTGTTGGGCAGCAAATAG
- the hpt gene encoding hypoxanthine phosphoribosyltransferase, translating into MNQDIEKILLSESEIAGKIQELGKTLAAEYQGKNPLVICVLKGAVVFMADLIRHMDIPCEMDFMAVSSYGSGTESSGMVKILKDLDTSVQNRHVLVVEDIMDSGLTLSRLVELLRHREAASVKVVTLLNKPERRKVDISPDYSGFDIPDEFVVGFGLDYAEQYRNLPYIGVLKPEVYSK; encoded by the coding sequence ATGAATCAAGACATCGAGAAGATTTTGCTTTCGGAAAGTGAGATCGCGGGTAAAATACAGGAACTGGGCAAGACGCTGGCCGCTGAATATCAGGGGAAAAATCCGTTGGTGATCTGCGTGCTGAAAGGCGCTGTCGTATTTATGGCGGACCTGATTCGCCACATGGACATTCCTTGCGAGATGGACTTCATGGCGGTATCGAGCTATGGAAGCGGCACAGAGTCCTCGGGGATGGTCAAAATTTTGAAGGATCTCGATACCTCCGTGCAAAACCGCCACGTGCTGGTGGTGGAGGACATCATGGACAGCGGACTCACGCTGAGCCGACTGGTCGAGCTCTTGCGCCACCGCGAAGCGGCATCCGTCAAAGTGGTGACTCTCTTGAACAAGCCGGAGCGCCGCAAGGTCGACATTTCCCCGGATTACAGCGGTTTTGACATTCCGGACGAATTCGTAGTGGGCTTCGGACTCGATTACGCCGAGCAATATCGTAACCTTCCGTACATTGGAGTATTGAAGCCTGAGGTCTACAGCAAGTAG